From Deinococcus misasensis DSM 22328, one genomic window encodes:
- a CDS encoding LacI family DNA-binding transcriptional regulator has protein sequence MPNPSSITLEDIARVAGVSPMTVSRVLNGKSGVAAATRQKVMAAVQASGYVPNLNARALAGNQTRVLGMLVPDFSTQYISELARGAGHAANQAGYELVLYTHSHAQQKASTHVTLITRGLLDGLIIVLPDIADQQLEGLHQSGLRMVIVDHRHELKSLPSVDADNYRGARLMMDHLLDLGHRRIGFIAGRPDTRASLERLRGYKESLQLRGIEIDDQLIHPGNFLQAEGVKGAQAFMQLDQPPTAIFACNDMMALGAMDLVRDMGLRIPEDISIGGFDDIPMSAHFYPALTTIRQPLFDMGSAATRMIINMLSDIENPSHQLELKTELVVRSSTGPASN, from the coding sequence GTGCCAAATCCTTCATCGATCACACTAGAAGACATTGCCAGAGTGGCTGGGGTTTCCCCGATGACCGTTTCCAGAGTGCTGAACGGCAAATCCGGTGTGGCTGCAGCCACCCGCCAGAAAGTCATGGCTGCGGTGCAGGCCTCGGGTTATGTCCCGAATTTGAATGCGCGGGCTCTGGCCGGAAACCAGACCCGTGTGCTGGGCATGCTGGTCCCGGATTTTTCCACGCAGTACATTTCCGAACTGGCCCGAGGGGCCGGACATGCAGCCAATCAGGCAGGTTATGAACTGGTGCTCTACACCCATTCCCATGCACAGCAGAAAGCCTCCACACACGTCACCCTGATCACCAGAGGGTTGCTGGATGGCCTCATCATTGTGCTGCCGGACATCGCAGACCAGCAGTTGGAAGGGTTGCACCAGTCGGGCTTGCGGATGGTGATTGTGGACCACCGGCATGAACTCAAAAGCCTGCCTTCGGTGGATGCCGACAATTACCGGGGTGCCCGCCTGATGATGGACCACCTGCTGGACCTCGGGCACAGGCGGATCGGGTTCATTGCGGGTCGGCCTGACACGCGGGCCAGTCTGGAGCGCCTGAGGGGTTACAAAGAAAGCCTGCAACTGCGTGGCATCGAAATCGATGATCAACTGATCCATCCGGGCAACTTCCTGCAAGCCGAGGGGGTCAAAGGTGCGCAGGCGTTCATGCAACTGGACCAACCGCCCACTGCGATTTTTGCCTGCAACGACATGATGGCTCTGGGGGCCATGGACCTCGTGCGGGACATGGGCCTCAGGATCCCCGAGGACATCAGCATCGGGGGCTTCGATGACATTCCGATGTCGGCGCACTTCTATCCAGCCCTGACCACCATCCGGCAGCCCCTGTTTGACATGGGCAGTGCAGCCACACGCATGATCATCAACATGCTTTCGGACATCGAGAACCCCTCACACCAACTCGAACTCAAAACCGAACTGGTGGTGCGCAGTTCCACGGGTCCAGCTTCAAACTGA